From Pararhodobacter zhoushanensis, the proteins below share one genomic window:
- a CDS encoding Ig-like domain-containing protein yields the protein MGRSSNVSPLSPPDIASGFGAFYVPVSINMAADPDCVPAPAQIEILGTDSSVIANGETTTSTIDGTDFGDVATEGASVTRTFQIRNAGAMNLNINSVGVTGPFFVGISSATAAPGLTDFTIRFDPSSAGAASGTVTFQTDAGTDPSYTFAVSGTGIVPSEPELAVYGLSGGVTVLIPDGSPSASSALGTVYDQQDHTTGSENRTFRLFNSGTDTLNISSVTVTSGSGFSVLNFPSSVGVGGIATTGIRFDPPSIGVFSAIVTVVSDDPDSPYTFAVGGEGVDTSPPTATLSALQSPAGNGVYTSQVTFSEPVTGFTATDLTLLNATATVTAVSTTVYGVVLTAVAAGTVSYAIPAAAAQDGASFGNVAAGPVTATFAGVPGIEIRGNGQLIAPGATTPVTANGTDLGAIESPGSATQDFVVTNPGTRTLTISGIEDGSSYYSVSPQTFTVAPGASETFTVTYEPVLLGTHTSVIQVASDAPAQSTYYFYMRARSVDTTAPTAGFSPLVGPDSGVFTTTLTFSEPVIGFSLSDLTLVNATATMTGTDAVYEITLTPQADGTVSVALPAAVAKDAAGNDNTAAASVSADYDATAPSVTITGVPALTSAPFTATFTFSEAVTGFAAGDITVTNAAVSGFSASSSTVYTALITPTADGPVTLDVAAAVAEDAGGNGNTAAVQAVSEYDATAPSVTITGVPTLSSAPFTATFTFSEAVTGFAAGDITVTNAAVSGFAASSSTVYTALITPTADGPVTLDVAAAVAEDAGGNGNTAATQASSQYDATAPSITITGVPTLSSAPFTATFTFSEAVTGFAAGDIVVSNASVSGFAASSSTVYTALITPTADGPVTLDVAADVAEDAGGNGNTAAVQAVSDYDATAPSVTITGVPALTSAPFTATFTFSEAVTGFAAGDIVVTNASVSGFAASSSTVYTALITPTADGPVTLDVAADVAEDAGGNGNSAAVQAVSEYDATAPSVSITGVPTLSSAPFTATFTFSEAVTGFAAGDITVSNASVSGFAASSSTVYTALISPTADGPVTLDVAADVAEDSTGNGNTAAVQAVSEYDATAPSVTITGVPTLSSAPFTATFTFSEAVTGFAAGDIVVSNAAVSGFAASSSTVYTALITPTADGPVTLDVAADVAEDAGGNGNTAAVQAGSQYDATAPSVAITGVPTLSSAPFTATFTFSEAVTGFAAGDITVTNAAVSGFAASSSTVYTALISPTADGPVTLDVAAAVAEDAGGNGNTAAVQAVSEYDATAPSVTITGVPALSSAAFTATFTFSEAVTGFAAGDIVVSNAAVSGFAASSSTVYTALITPTADGPVTLDVAAEVAEDAGGNGNTAATQASSQYDATAPSVTITGVPALSSAPFTATFTFSEAVTGFVAGDIVVSNASVSGFAASSSTVYTALITPTADGPVTLDVAAAVAEDAGGNGNTAAVQASSEYDATAPSVAITGVPALSSAAFTATFTFSEAVTGFAAGDITVTNAAVSGFAASSSTVYTALITPAADGPVTLDVAAAAAEDAGGNGNTAAVQAVSEYDATAPSVTITGVPTLSSAPFTATFTFSEAVTGFAAGDIMVANASVSGFAASSSTVYTALISPTADGTVTLDVAAAVAEDAGGNGNTAATQASSQYDATAPSITITGVPTLSSAPFTATFTFSEAVTGFAAGDIMVANASVSGFAASSSTVYTALISPTADGPVTLDVAAAAAEDAGGNGNTAAVQAVSEYDATAPSVTITGVPALTSAPFTATFTFSEAVTGFVAGDIMVSNASVSGFAASSSTVYTALITPTADGPVTLDVAADVAEDAGGNGNTAATQASSQYDATAPSVAITGVPALTSAPFTATFTFSEAVTGFAAGDIVVSNASVSGFSASSSTVYTALITPTADGPVTLDVAAAVAEDAGGNGNTAAVQASSQYDATAPSVTITGVPALSSAPFTATFTFSEAVTGFAAGDITVTNAAVSGFSASSSTVYTALITPTADGPVTLDVAAAVAEDAGGNGNTAAVQAVSEYDATAPSVSITGVPALSSAPFTATFTFSEAVTGFAAGDIMVSNAAVSGFAASSSTVYTALITPTADGPVTLDVAAAVAEDAGGNGNTAAVQASSEYDATAPSVTISDFTGPQGGTFSAEITLSEAADDFALGDIALENATGVLSGTGTGYTLVVTPLAAGTVSAQVTAGSFTDAAGNANAAASNRVSFTHDPVAPTVAIVDLPDEFAGAASFSVTILFSEDVTGFAPEGIIAQNASITALSGSGTRYAATIRATGAGDVVLRIAAGAARDAAGNASLASDAVRITNRTVAETQGQITRFMLHRAVQLVSNQPGLICLMQGTCAGGC from the coding sequence ATGGGACGTTCCAGCAACGTTTCTCCGCTCAGCCCACCGGATATCGCTTCCGGTTTTGGCGCCTTTTACGTCCCGGTTTCAATCAACATGGCCGCCGACCCCGATTGCGTGCCGGCACCGGCTCAGATCGAGATCCTTGGCACCGACAGTTCCGTCATCGCCAATGGTGAAACTACCACAAGCACGATTGATGGCACCGATTTCGGCGACGTTGCAACGGAAGGGGCGTCGGTAACCCGCACGTTCCAGATTCGCAACGCCGGCGCAATGAACCTCAACATCAACTCTGTCGGCGTCACCGGCCCGTTCTTTGTCGGCATCTCCTCGGCCACTGCCGCCCCGGGCCTCACGGATTTCACCATCCGCTTCGACCCAAGCAGCGCCGGTGCCGCCTCTGGAACCGTGACATTCCAAACCGACGCCGGCACCGACCCGTCCTATACCTTTGCGGTCAGCGGCACCGGTATCGTCCCCAGCGAGCCCGAGCTTGCCGTCTATGGTTTGTCGGGCGGCGTCACGGTCCTGATCCCGGACGGGTCACCATCGGCAAGCAGTGCCTTGGGCACAGTTTACGATCAGCAGGATCACACGACCGGATCTGAGAACCGCACCTTCAGGCTGTTCAACAGCGGCACTGACACGCTGAACATATCCTCGGTCACCGTCACATCCGGATCGGGTTTCTCGGTTCTGAATTTTCCGTCTTCCGTTGGTGTCGGCGGCATCGCGACCACTGGCATCCGGTTCGATCCGCCCAGCATCGGCGTGTTCAGCGCCATTGTGACCGTGGTAAGCGATGATCCCGACAGCCCCTATACCTTTGCCGTCGGAGGAGAGGGCGTCGATACGTCGCCGCCCACCGCGACGCTGAGCGCGCTGCAGAGCCCGGCTGGCAACGGAGTCTATACCTCGCAGGTGACCTTCTCCGAGCCGGTTACGGGTTTCACGGCCACCGACCTGACGCTGCTCAACGCCACCGCGACGGTGACGGCGGTGTCGACAACCGTCTACGGCGTCGTTCTGACGGCGGTGGCGGCCGGTACGGTCAGCTACGCCATCCCTGCCGCCGCTGCCCAGGACGGTGCCAGCTTTGGCAATGTGGCGGCCGGTCCTGTCACGGCCACCTTCGCCGGCGTGCCCGGAATCGAGATCCGCGGCAACGGCCAGTTGATCGCGCCCGGCGCCACGACGCCCGTGACCGCGAACGGCACCGATCTGGGCGCGATCGAGTCCCCCGGAAGCGCGACGCAGGATTTCGTCGTCACCAACCCTGGAACGCGCACGCTTACGATCTCGGGGATCGAAGATGGCAGCAGCTATTATTCCGTCTCACCCCAAACCTTCACCGTCGCGCCCGGAGCCAGTGAAACCTTCACCGTGACCTATGAGCCTGTCCTGCTCGGAACGCATACCAGCGTGATTCAGGTCGCGTCCGACGCACCGGCCCAAAGCACCTACTATTTCTACATGCGCGCAAGAAGCGTCGACACCACCGCCCCCACCGCTGGGTTTTCGCCGCTGGTCGGGCCGGATAGCGGCGTGTTCACCACCACCCTCACCTTCAGCGAGCCGGTCATAGGCTTCAGCCTGTCGGATCTTACCCTGGTCAATGCTACGGCCACGATGACCGGCACCGATGCCGTCTACGAGATCACCCTGACGCCCCAAGCCGACGGCACCGTCAGCGTCGCGCTGCCCGCAGCGGTCGCCAAGGATGCTGCCGGCAATGACAACACCGCCGCCGCCAGCGTCAGCGCAGACTATGACGCCACCGCCCCCTCGGTCACCATCACCGGCGTCCCGGCGCTGACCAGCGCGCCGTTCACCGCGACCTTTACCTTCAGCGAGGCGGTTACCGGCTTCGCGGCGGGCGATATCACGGTTACCAACGCGGCGGTCTCGGGTTTCTCGGCGAGCAGCAGCACGGTCTATACCGCGCTGATCACGCCGACAGCGGATGGCCCGGTGACCCTGGACGTCGCGGCGGCTGTGGCCGAGGACGCGGGCGGCAACGGCAACACGGCTGCGGTGCAGGCGGTCTCGGAGTACGACGCGACGGCCCCTTCGGTCACCATCACCGGCGTGCCGACCCTGTCGAGCGCGCCGTTCACCGCGACGTTCACCTTCAGCGAGGCGGTCACCGGCTTCGCGGCGGGCGATATCACGGTTACCAACGCGGCGGTCTCGGGCTTTGCAGCCAGCAGCAGCACGGTCTACACCGCGCTGATCACGCCGACGGCGGACGGCCCGGTGACGCTGGACGTCGCGGCAGCTGTGGCCGAGGACGCGGGGGGTAATGGCAACACGGCGGCAACCCAAGCCAGCAGCCAATACGACGCCACCGCCCCCTCGATCACCATCACCGGCGTGCCGACCCTGTCGAGCGCGCCGTTCACCGCGACCTTTACCTTTAGCGAGGCGGTTACCGGCTTCGCGGCGGGCGATATCGTGGTTAGCAACGCGTCGGTCTCGGGCTTCGCGGCGAGCAGCAGCACGGTCTATACCGCGCTGATCACGCCGACGGCGGATGGCCCGGTGACGCTGGACGTCGCGGCGGACGTGGCCGAGGACGCAGGGGGCAACGGAAACACGGCTGCGGTGCAGGCGGTGTCGGATTACGACGCCACCGCGCCGTCGGTCACCATCACCGGCGTCCCGGCGCTGACCAGCGCGCCATTCACCGCGACCTTCACCTTCAGCGAGGCGGTTACCGGCTTCGCGGCGGGGGATATCGTGGTTACCAACGCGTCGGTCTCGGGCTTCGCGGCGAGCAGCAGCACGGTCTACACCGCGCTGATCACGCCGACGGCAGACGGCCCGGTGACGCTGGACGTCGCGGCGGACGTGGCCGAGGACGCGGGGGGCAACGGGAACAGCGCTGCGGTGCAGGCGGTCTCGGAGTACGACGCCACCGCGCCGTCGGTCAGCATCACCGGCGTGCCGACCCTGTCGAGCGCACCGTTCACCGCGACCTTTACCTTCAGCGAGGCGGTCACCGGCTTTGCGGCGGGCGATATCACGGTTAGCAACGCGTCGGTCTCGGGCTTCGCGGCGAGCAGCAGCACGGTCTACACCGCGCTGATCAGCCCGACGGCGGACGGCCCGGTGACACTGGACGTCGCGGCGGACGTGGCCGAGGATTCAACCGGCAACGGCAACACGGCTGCGGTGCAGGCGGTCTCGGAGTACGACGCGACCGCCCCTTCGGTCACCATCACCGGCGTGCCGACCCTGTCGAGCGCGCCGTTCACCGCGACCTTTACCTTCAGCGAGGCGGTTACCGGCTTTGCGGCGGGGGACATCGTGGTTAGCAACGCGGCGGTCTCGGGCTTCGCGGCCAGCAGCAGCACGGTCTACACCGCGCTGATCACCCCGACGGCGGACGGCCCGGTGACGCTGGACGTCGCGGCGGACGTGGCCGAGGACGCGGGCGGCAACGGCAACACGGCTGCGGTGCAAGCCGGCAGCCAGTACGACGCGACCGCGCCGTCGGTCGCCATCACCGGCGTTCCGACCCTGTCGAGCGCACCGTTCACCGCGACCTTCACCTTCAGCGAGGCGGTTACCGGCTTCGCGGCGGGGGACATCACGGTTACCAACGCGGCGGTCTCGGGCTTCGCGGCGAGCAGCAGCACGGTCTATACCGCGCTGATCAGCCCGACGGCGGACGGCCCGGTGACGCTGGACGTCGCGGCGGCTGTGGCCGAGGACGCGGGGGGCAACGGCAACACGGCTGCGGTGCAGGCGGTCTCGGAGTACGACGCCACGGCCCCTTCGGTCACCATCACCGGCGTGCCGGCGCTGTCGAGCGCAGCGTTCACCGCGACCTTTACCTTCAGCGAGGCGGTCACCGGCTTCGCGGCGGGCGATATCGTGGTTAGCAACGCGGCGGTCTCGGGCTTCGCGGCGAGCAGCAGCACGGTCTACACCGCGCTGATCACCCCGACGGCGGACGGCCCGGTGACACTGGACGTCGCGGCTGAAGTGGCCGAAGACGCAGGGGGTAATGGCAACACGGCGGCAACCCAAGCCAGCAGCCAATACGACGCGACGGCCCCCTCGGTCACCATCACAGGCGTCCCGGCGCTGTCGAGCGCGCCGTTCACCGCGACGTTCACCTTCAGCGAGGCGGTTACCGGCTTCGTGGCGGGGGATATCGTGGTTAGCAACGCGTCGGTCTCGGGCTTCGCGGCCAGCAGCAGCACGGTCTACACCGCGCTGATCACGCCGACGGCGGACGGCCCGGTGACGCTGGACGTCGCGGCGGCTGTGGCCGAGGACGCAGGCGGCAACGGCAACACGGCTGCGGTGCAAGCCAGCAGCGAGTATGACGCCACCGCCCCCTCGGTCGCCATCACCGGCGTGCCGGCGCTGTCGAGCGCAGCGTTCACCGCGACCTTTACGTTCAGCGAGGCGGTTACCGGCTTCGCGGCGGGGGATATCACGGTTACCAACGCGGCGGTCTCGGGCTTCGCGGCGAGCAGCAGCACGGTCTATACCGCGCTGATCACGCCGGCGGCGGACGGCCCGGTGACACTGGACGTCGCGGCGGCTGCGGCCGAGGACGCAGGGGGCAACGGCAACACGGCTGCGGTGCAGGCGGTCTCGGAGTACGACGCCACCGCGCCCTCGGTCACCATCACCGGCGTGCCGACCCTGTCGAGCGCGCCGTTCACCGCGACCTTCACCTTCAGTGAGGCGGTTACCGGCTTCGCAGCGGGGGATATCATGGTTGCCAACGCGTCGGTCTCGGGCTTCGCGGCGAGCAGCAGCACGGTCTACACCGCGCTGATCAGCCCGACGGCAGACGGCACGGTGACGCTGGACGTCGCGGCGGCTGTGGCCGAGGACGCAGGGGGTAATGGCAACACGGCGGCAACCCAAGCCAGCAGCCAATACGACGCCACCGCCCCCTCGATCACCATCACCGGCGTGCCGACCCTGTCGAGCGCACCGTTCACCGCGACGTTCACCTTCAGCGAGGCGGTTACCGGCTTCGCGGCGGGGGATATCATGGTTGCCAACGCGTCGGTCTCGGGCTTCGCGGCGAGTAGCAGCACGGTCTATACCGCGCTGATCAGCCCGACGGCGGACGGCCCGGTGACACTGGACGTCGCGGCGGCTGCGGCCGAGGACGCAGGGGGCAACGGCAACACGGCTGCGGTGCAGGCGGTCTCGGAGTACGACGCCACGGCCCCTTCGGTCACGATCACCGGCGTCCCGGCGCTGACCAGCGCGCCGTTCACCGCGACCTTCACCTTCAGCGAGGCGGTTACCGGCTTCGTGGCGGGGGATATCATGGTTAGCAACGCGTCGGTCTCGGGCTTCGCGGCGAGCAGCAGCACGGTCTACACCGCGCTGATCACGCCGACGGCGGATGGCCCGGTGACGCTGGACGTCGCGGCGGACGTGGCCGAGGACGCGGGGGGCAACGGGAACACGGCTGCAACCCAAGCCAGCAGCCAATACGACGCCACCGCGCCGTCGGTCGCCATCACCGGCGTCCCGGCGCTGACCAGCGCGCCGTTCACCGCGACCTTCACCTTCAGCGAGGCGGTTACCGGCTTCGCGGCGGGGGATATCGTGGTTAGCAACGCGTCGGTCTCGGGCTTCTCGGCCAGCAGCAGCACGGTCTACACCGCGCTGATCACGCCGACGGCGGACGGCCCGGTCACGCTGGATGTTGCGGCGGCTGTGGCCGAGGACGCGGGGGGCAACGGCAATACGGCGGCCGTGCAGGCCAGCAGCCAGTACGACGCGACGGCCCCCTCGGTCACCATCACCGGCGTCCCAGCGCTGTCGAGCGCGCCGTTCACCGCGACCTTTACCTTTAGCGAGGCGGTTACCGGCTTTGCGGCGGGGGACATCACGGTTACCAACGCGGCGGTTTCGGGCTTCTCGGCCAGCAGCAGCACGGTCTACACCGCGCTGATCACGCCGACGGCGGATGGCCCGGTGACGCTGGACGTCGCGGCGGCTGTGGCCGAGGACGCGGGGGGCAACGGGAACACGGCTGCGGTGCAGGCGGTCTCGGAGTACGATGCCACCGCGCCGTCGGTCAGCATCACCGGCGTGCCAGCGCTGTCGAGCGCGCCATTCACCGCGACGTTTACCTTCAGCGAGGCGGTTACCGGCTTTGCGGCGGGCGATATCATGGTTAGCAACGCGGCGGTCTCGGGCTTCGCGGCGAGCAGCAGCACGGTCTATACCGCGCTGATCACGCCGACGGCGGACGGCCCGGTGACGCTGGACGTCGCGGCGGCTGTGGCCGAGGACGCAGGGGGTAATGGCAACACGGCTGCGGTGCAGGCCAGCAGCGAGTATGACGCCACCGCCCCCTCGGTCACGATCTCGGATTTCACCGGACCCCAGGGCGGTACGTTCAGCGCCGAGATCACGCTCAGCGAGGCGGCCGATGACTTTGCCCTCGGGGACATCGCGCTTGAAAACGCGACGGGTGTGCTCAGCGGCACGGGCACCGGCTACACGCTGGTCGTCACGCCGCTGGCAGCGGGCACCGTCTCGGCACAGGTCACGGCGGGAAGCTTCACGGATGCGGCGGGCAACGCCAATGCTGCGGCCTCGAACCGTGTGTCCTTTACCCATGACCCGGTGGCGCCGACGGTGGCCATTGTCGATCTGCCGGACGAGTTTGCCGGCGCGGCGAGCTTTTCGGTAACCATCCTCTTCTCGGAGGACGTCACCGGTTTTGCCCCTGAGGGGATCATCGCGCAAAACGCCAGCATCACTGCCCTCAGCGGGTCCGGCACGCGGTATGCTGCCACGATCCGTGCCACGGGGGCCGGGGATGTGGTGCTGCGGATTGCTGCGGGGGCTGCCCGGGACGCGGCGGGGAATGCCAGCCTTGCGTCGGATGCGGTGCGGATCACCAACCGGACGGTCGCCGAAACTCAGGGCCAGATCACGCGGTTCATGCTGCACCGGGCAGTGCAGCTGGTGTCCAATCAGCCCGGCCTTATCTGCCTGATGCAGGGAACCTGTGCCGGGGGGTGCTGA
- a CDS encoding autotransporter outer membrane beta-barrel domain-containing protein has translation MLNVNANEDGLRFSVSTMSGALTADWPLWVQVQGSRSADPNGDTDYLIGTIGAHHRLSDTLYLGAMLQVDHVARNDGIGRIEGSGWLAGPYVVGRLPDHPLYFEGRLLWGESRNTISPFGSYSDRFNTERMLAMARITGEVALGDVTLMPTFAASHTTDRQRAYTDSLGNAIGAQDIALTRVELGLDVQWPVLLGVSEWIVEGGVRALHSRSSGSGLTVADSAPVDGTRGRLDLGLRHVTGSGGEFSMSGYYDGIGQRDYEGYGLAIGYRRSF, from the coding sequence GTGCTGAACGTCAACGCCAACGAGGACGGGCTGCGGTTCAGTGTGAGCACGATGTCCGGCGCGCTGACGGCGGACTGGCCGCTGTGGGTGCAGGTTCAGGGTTCGCGCAGCGCTGATCCAAACGGCGATACGGACTATCTGATCGGCACCATCGGCGCGCATCACCGGCTCAGCGACACGCTGTATCTGGGCGCGATGCTGCAGGTCGACCATGTCGCGCGCAATGACGGTATCGGCCGGATCGAGGGCAGCGGCTGGCTGGCCGGACCTTATGTGGTGGGGCGGCTGCCGGACCATCCGCTCTATTTCGAAGGCCGGTTGCTATGGGGTGAAAGCCGCAACACGATCAGCCCGTTCGGCAGCTATAGCGACCGCTTCAATACCGAGCGGATGCTGGCGATGGCGCGGATCACCGGCGAGGTGGCGCTTGGCGACGTGACGCTGATGCCGACCTTCGCGGCCTCGCATACAACCGACCGGCAGCGGGCTTATACCGACAGCCTTGGCAACGCGATCGGCGCGCAGGATATCGCGCTGACGCGGGTAGAGCTGGGGCTGGACGTTCAATGGCCGGTCTTGCTGGGCGTGTCGGAATGGATCGTTGAAGGCGGTGTCCGGGCGCTGCATTCGCGCAGTTCGGGCAGCGGGTTGACGGTGGCCGATTCTGCGCCGGTGGATGGCACGCGCGGTCGGCTGGATCTGGGGCTCAGGCACGTGACCGGGTCAGGCGGCGAGTTTTCGATGAGCGGCTATTACGACGGGATCGGCCAGCGGGACTATGAAGGCTACGGGCTGGCAATCGGCTACCGGCGGAGTTTCTGA
- a CDS encoding PepSY-associated TM helix domain-containing protein, with product MTQETNRTATAALYRAVWRWHFIAGLIVLPFVLILSVTGGIYLFKDEINNTAHHQMRFVEPRTDALSASQITAAALAAHPGTLRAYSPAPAPDRSAEVDITGEDGLRNTVYVDPYDARVLGTLWDGGAAGSPAMHVVRKLHSLEYVGWFGNRLIEAAAGWMILLVASGIYLWLPRGRKTVGTLRIKATRGRPWWRDLHAVTGIYTGVFIVFLALTGLPWSGVWGAKFYDTAYDLGLGMPDGYWSGLPLSSVPTEAVVDRAPWIMERQPIPASPLPAAGEHAGHTAAAMASDQPDLVAPQVLDAVVATVEGLGIVPGYALSLPSGPTGVFTASVYPDDISFERTIHLDRYTGAVLYDAGFEDLGALGRFAEWGISVHMGQEWGLANQIVLLLACLAMVMLCVSAATMWWKRRPSGALGIPSVPTDWRIPRTLLVMAIAAGIFFPLVGLSMLLLAVIEVAAHLIARRRSFA from the coding sequence ATGACCCAAGAGACAAACCGCACGGCCACGGCCGCGCTCTACCGCGCTGTCTGGCGCTGGCATTTCATCGCGGGACTGATCGTCCTGCCCTTCGTCCTGATCCTGTCCGTGACCGGCGGGATCTACTTGTTCAAGGATGAAATCAACAACACCGCGCATCACCAGATGCGCTTCGTCGAACCCCGGACCGATGCCTTGTCGGCCTCTCAGATCACCGCCGCCGCCCTTGCTGCCCATCCCGGCACGCTGCGGGCCTATTCGCCCGCACCGGCCCCCGACCGCAGCGCCGAGGTTGATATCACCGGCGAAGACGGGTTGCGCAACACGGTCTATGTCGACCCGTATGACGCCCGCGTTCTGGGCACGTTGTGGGACGGCGGCGCGGCGGGCAGCCCGGCGATGCATGTGGTGCGCAAGCTGCATTCGCTGGAATACGTCGGCTGGTTCGGCAACCGGCTGATCGAGGCGGCGGCGGGCTGGATGATCCTGCTCGTTGCCAGCGGCATCTACCTGTGGCTGCCGCGCGGACGCAAAACCGTCGGCACGCTGCGCATCAAAGCCACGCGGGGCCGTCCATGGTGGCGCGATCTGCACGCGGTCACCGGGATCTATACCGGTGTCTTCATCGTGTTCCTTGCGCTGACCGGCCTGCCGTGGTCCGGCGTCTGGGGAGCGAAATTCTACGACACCGCCTATGATCTGGGGCTGGGGATGCCGGATGGCTACTGGTCGGGTCTGCCGCTGTCGAGCGTCCCCACCGAAGCGGTGGTTGACCGCGCCCCCTGGATCATGGAGCGCCAGCCGATCCCCGCCTCGCCCCTCCCCGCTGCCGGAGAGCACGCAGGCCACACCGCCGCCGCGATGGCATCGGATCAGCCGGATCTGGTTGCGCCGCAGGTGCTGGACGCGGTGGTGGCCACGGTCGAAGGCCTTGGCATCGTTCCCGGCTACGCGCTGAGCCTGCCCAGCGGTCCGACCGGTGTCTTCACCGCCTCGGTCTATCCCGATGACATCAGCTTTGAACGGACGATCCACCTTGATCGCTATACCGGCGCGGTTCTGTACGACGCCGGGTTCGAGGATCTTGGCGCGCTGGGGCGCTTTGCGGAATGGGGGATCTCGGTCCACATGGGTCAGGAATGGGGTCTGGCAAACCAGATCGTCCTGCTGCTGGCCTGCCTCGCCATGGTGATGCTGTGCGTGTCGGCGGCAACGATGTGGTGGAAGCGCCGCCCCTCGGGCGCGCTGGGCATCCCGAGCGTTCCGACCGACTGGCGCATCCCGCGGACCTTGTTGGTGATGGCGATCGCGGCGGGGATCTTCTTTCCCCTTGTCGGGCTGTCGATGTTGCTGCTGGCGGTGATCGAAGTGGCCGCTCATCTGATCGCTCGCCGCCGGTCATTCGCCTGA
- a CDS encoding DUF2946 family protein, which produces MAPDKTSHARAVYAMILGASQSDICSDHSGHGGHEYHCPFCHTLSQPPHVTSPAVSLAFRPHDLWRQGEALRRAAQGRNINHSTRAPPRIA; this is translated from the coding sequence ATGGCACCCGACAAGACCAGCCATGCCCGGGCGGTCTATGCGATGATCCTTGGGGCCTCGCAGAGCGATATCTGTAGCGATCATTCGGGGCACGGCGGGCATGAATACCATTGCCCCTTCTGTCATACCCTCTCGCAGCCCCCCCATGTCACCTCGCCCGCTGTAAGCCTTGCCTTCCGCCCGCACGATCTGTGGCGGCAGGGTGAGGCATTGCGCCGCGCGGCGCAGGGACGAAACATCAACCATTCCACACGGGCACCCCCGCGGATCGCCTGA
- a CDS encoding AraC family transcriptional regulator, whose protein sequence is MPDSPADPLSSVVSLLKPSVSISKMVEAGGQWLVERRDLASPFYCAMVEGRCQLHVAGRAPVTLVAGDFVLIPHLQGFTMSSAVPPPPHVPRLPLETGPGRFRLGQCDAPVDVRALVGHCRFDTPASDLLVSLLPAMIHISGPGRLTALVPMIHEETRAHRPGREMILERLLEVLLIESLRSGPAARLPPGLLRGLSDPHLASALRRIHDDTDSSLSVTGMAKEAGMSRSGFYARFRKEVGRAPMEYVIDWRMAVAKTLLRQGGLTNAEIALKVGYGSASAFGLAFARHEGQSPGAFAAMGRR, encoded by the coding sequence ATGCCCGACAGTCCCGCAGACCCCCTTTCCAGCGTCGTCTCGCTGCTCAAACCCTCGGTCTCGATCTCGAAGATGGTCGAGGCCGGGGGCCAGTGGCTGGTCGAGCGGCGCGATCTGGCCAGCCCCTTCTACTGCGCGATGGTCGAGGGGCGCTGCCAGTTGCACGTCGCCGGGCGTGCCCCCGTCACGCTGGTTGCCGGGGATTTCGTCCTGATCCCGCACCTGCAGGGCTTCACCATGTCCAGCGCGGTGCCGCCACCGCCACATGTCCCGCGCCTGCCGCTGGAAACCGGCCCCGGTCGCTTTCGTCTTGGCCAGTGCGACGCCCCGGTCGATGTGCGCGCCCTTGTCGGCCACTGCCGCTTTGACACGCCTGCCAGTGACCTGCTTGTGTCGCTGCTGCCCGCGATGATCCATATTTCCGGCCCGGGCCGCCTGACCGCCCTTGTGCCGATGATCCACGAAGAAACCCGCGCCCACCGTCCGGGGCGCGAGATGATCCTTGAGCGCTTGCTGGAGGTGCTGCTGATCGAATCCCTGCGCTCGGGCCCTGCGGCACGCCTGCCGCCGGGACTGCTGCGCGGCCTTTCGGATCCGCATCTGGCCAGCGCCCTGCGGCGTATCCACGACGACACCGACAGCAGCCTTTCCGTGACCGGCATGGCGAAAGAGGCCGGGATGTCGCGCTCGGGCTTCTACGCGCGGTTCCGCAAAGAGGTCGGCCGCGCGCCAATGGAATATGTCATCGACTGGCGCATGGCCGTGGCCAAGACCCTGCTGCGGCAGGGCGGGCTGACCAATGCCGAAATCGCGCTGAAGGTCGGCTACGGGTCCGCCAGCGCCTTCGGACTGGCCTTTGCCCGGCACGAGGGCCAGTCGCCCGGCGCATTCGCCGCCATGGGCAGGCGTTAA